The genome window tcgctagtctcagagtcctctgcagagggagggaatattgttgtcgttgactacagagagctgctcgggagagaagattggtccgatatcgagattaggaagtcttattccatgagaaatccgtccgctggggtaatttgatgagtggctattattttctgtgtctgcagtaactttctcttcagcagaaacggacttttcagatcttggttcaggcagtaaggcctcaactggagcagggtcatcgggacaggaggagaCAGTGACTGAGGacgaggatgtagcagaggaagttttcttaacagctaagttcaatgttttctgcttcttatgatcaattttcacttgatacttgcagctgcggttattcttatggagtttaactttgtcatcattaaagttgtccttctgtatttccttctgacagatagaacaaatcaccaactctctgttgAAATgtgttttccgcttcccgttatacatttctgataattaataaattactgcaacaatccactctaaaaagtacataactattatttatgtcctttttaagcagtaataatttaatttatcttgtattcaatgaaacaatttctcacgctcttaaatatttcaagagtactccatacgaaaaatgttgtgtgcgtcttcttttttttttttggctgtaaagtacttcacatttgccaccagtaacgttaaacgtaatatctaactcaaatatccactcaatgtgaagtactttaaatccatacgaaaaatgttgtgtgcgtctttgttttttattttggctgtaaagtactcttgaaataattgaagtaatttattaattatcagaaatgtatcacgggaaacggaaaacgcgttttatattcaaaggttcaatcatttatatttataaaatgacaggcaatatttgaaagagatattacggtaaattacaggatttgaattcaaatttctgcgatgaattgagatacccgagagtgttaactgtagtttaaaacctccgttttatctatttgacttaatttggcccaatattgtcttagagatataatttattaatttactaattctataaatgtgccggtgaattttggctactttaagtacaatttgtggtgcctccaaaggattaatcagaatcattttttcatttaaatgaactataatttgttggaaaatgtattccatgttcaattttgagaaaaattatctagcttccttttgggtggacatgctacaaatatgtaattttattataatgactcagtactattatgagttggtcataagttacatatatataatagattttaataattaattatgacttaattcatctatatttacatacctatatgattggtggacggttgagtaaggttgtttttttttggtccgctgaagcggacaaagcgcaatactgacgtacggccctgtaAGGAGCACTATAGTTTATAGTGATCTTTTTCCGCAAATATGTTGTCTCTAAATGCAAGGGCTACTAGATAGGGCTAGAAGCATAATTGAGTCAGCTTTTGACTgtaatcttttttcttcattgctccttattatttgtgaagtattaaaagtaaaactatgaaatatataacaaataaatgaaggaaatataataaatgaatataattttttgactgcAGTCCGAAGCTGTCTCAATTCTATTTCGAGACCGTCTCTCCACCAGTCTGTactcaaaattgaaatataatgtcAGGCATTGTCTCAAGCGTGGTTTTTACGGTCACTGCAATATTCCCatccttaattattatatacttctcttaattaatagaatattgatattttattttgggtttgtataatatatttttaagtaaatcttAAAACTTACGTATAATGAAGGCAATGCTGAATATTTGAAGTAATATGAAATGTCATCATTTTTGTTTTCCGTTGTCaatgcaatcatttttttattttgctccaTTTTATGAAATACCTTAGAAAAAATGCTTCCTGTATTTCCAAGGAATAAAACGTCTGTATCGATATAAACAactcttgatttattttttggtaaaagttCGGGTATATACAAACGCAGATTTGCACATGGTGCAAACtcagtttttgaaaattcaatttcctgtaaaaataaatgaaagtttttattcaaaaaaagaaaattttattaatttgaagaaaaaaatagaaaatattagcTTTAAAAAATCTGTGAGCATTTACATTAGCAGTAATTACTAATGTTGTTCAATAGTCAAAATGTCATAAGTACGATGTAGTTCAGTTTGATCCCCTAATTCTAAATATAGCCtaaatttttgtctttcatCCTCAAGGCCTTTAGAAAGTGgcaattaagttttattttactttggtctacttaaagcttttttaaagttcttggtgttgaagatatagacaaagaatattaatatttttcaaactgtaatgttgaaaaaattcaaaaactagttaaaatgtatttataatgtttaaactTGAGTTACCTCTGTTTAAAATTCATAAGCTGATAGgtcaaagaataataaattcagaaattgtaaatatttcataagtaGAAATTGAGCTTTTGTCAGACACGAGATTGGGAGTGAGACACACAGTATTTCTGAAATAAGAACCTTATTAATATCCGCTCCCTCTAATAtgattttaggggaaaaaaatgaattactactatatttaaatagtattagtgcagggaaaatattatcattattttgaaattcatatatatttattttattatgcattttttaaatcaatttacactaaAGATAGTAGATAATTCATCTTTTAGAAGGAAATGTTAACACTCTAACGGCCACTAAATAATCaacgaaaaagaagaaagagcaaacGTATgaaccgtttttcctttcctaataagtaaaaattacttttatctttaaataaatccCTTCTTTACTCATATGATAGATGAAAATTTGTTCTTCAATTTGAAAGAATAGTCTATTCCAATCCATTCTATGTTATTGTAATATCATTGCATTATTTTAAGAgctcttttttaattgattttatccattcattcaattattaaatggTCATTATGGGAaggaaaaaagagaaagaaaaggaTAGGATAGGacagaaagagagaaagaagaaGTGTTATAACAGCTCAAAAAGTATCTGAGTAAATCAATCTTGACCCTACAATCCTGGATACAGGATAAATATTCATCAATAGAGGAGTTTGGAGTTTATAAATTGATTGTATGTGCCTTGCGATTTGCAAAATCgtgaatgacgtcatcaaaatcaattttttcctcaagGTCTATAGAAAGTATTGCCAAATCAGTCAACCTTGTTTGACTCATTGTTGACCTGATGTAATTCTTAATGAGTTTTAGTTTAGAAAACGACCGCTCGCAGCTATTAACACAAATTGAACgagttaaaaatattcttaaaagtaTTACTATATTCGGCAATatctaaattacaattatactgTTTATCTAACCATTTGGACAGTGTGATAAAGATGTATTTCTTTGTAATATTCTGGAGTCTTTCGAATATAGAGGATATTTCTCCAACTAGTCGATCTATCACAGACAACATTTCTCTTCTTAGTTGAACAGCATGATTTTGAGTGGCATTGACACTTTCTTCGCACCCCATTCGTTTCTTTTTGCGAATTCGACACTCTGTGCTGATTTTCATATCAGatcaaatttttgttgaatacaCCAACGCATCTTCCAATAATTTGTCTCGATTTTGAAGTAGAGAAGCATTCAAGGCTGATAATTTAAAGGCACATTGTTGTAGGTCCAGTCCTTTCGTTTGAAGGAACGTTTGAGTGTCATTAATTTCACGAAGTATATCTCTCCAAGACGAAGCAatgtcaaggaaaaaattattgaagaacTAAACCTGTATCAAAGCTTGTAGTTCCGTTTTCTACGTCTTCCATCAAACGTTTAAGCGCATTGATGACTTGCGTgaattttgtgtgaataactTTCACTTGCCAGTTATATCAATCAAGATATACCACCGATGAGTTGAGGCTgagaagaatgaaaataaaaggtccaatgtgcaaaaaaaaaagtaaatgaatttGCAACCACTAAGGCTGCATGCACAGCCGCTAAATTCAGAGAATGATTGTTACCTGgtacaaatacaatatttggaTTAACTTCTGTGATGCATGTTTGAACACTAGATCGATGACCTTCCATTACTGCTGCGTTATCAAATTCCACGACAGTCCTGTATGTTAATGCCGTCCATTTCTAATTGTTTAAGaatcatacatattatttgctcagcattttttcctttcatctcaataaaacaaagaaaggaTTCTCTTACTTTTACTTCATTGTCAGTTATCTTAACATAACATAACACCTGACTCAATCTATATATGAGAAATGTCTGGCGTACTATCGAAAAAATGTAGTAGTATTTACTCTTTTTCACTTCATTGATAAATTTGTTTCTCACTTGATACCCGAGGAGGttcataaattcattttgaattagTGGTGAGAGATGGAAGTTGCATATATAGAAATTCTTACTTTAACCTAATGTTTACGCAGCACTGGGTAGTACTTTCACATGAGTTGAACAAACTCTAGAAAATTtctcttattttcattttcctcCCTTGCTCGTATACATTTTGTTTTGCCTTGTAAAACTAGATTTTGCTGAGCAAGAAACATAATTATGTCCAATAATCTAGTAAAAATTTGCTTCCATTTCTCTGTTGCATTTTGAACAAGGATTTGGTGTTTTTTATCCATCGACTTACCTTTGAAAAGGCAAATGTCTAGCTCTTTCCACTGAGCGAACGCATTTTCATCTGCAAGACTAGATTTATGTTCTTAGAGTTCAATTTCCACCAAGATTTGAAACCATCAACAGTGCAAAACTTGgagttttcatttgaaaatagcttacaccaaaaaaaaacttggctTCTTTCGATGGAGAGTATATTATTTAGGTTCTCaagtttttttccccattttgaaaaattcaaaaaaacaattttcttgaaAGGCTTTTGGTTCCTCCTTTCAGTTTTAATATTTACCCTGGACGTACAACTTCTTTGAATTCCCAGTAAATATTTGGCACAGTTTTCATCCTTTTTGTATAAGCATTTTCCAAATACTGTAATTAGACATTGCAGGCAACATCCcaatatctttcaaaattaatattagagtTTTGTTCCTCAGTAATTTGTAGTGGATCAGCTTCATCAATATCATGAtcatattttatcttcttttcaAGTTGCACTGCACCAACAACATTATGATGATTTACATGAACTTCACCAACTTCATCTCCATGAACTCCCCCTAGTTACACTACTGAATAATTGACACTTCCGAtaggtataaatataatgaagcgAAAAAATGTGATaactatgtaatatataatttgtatttttaccgTCATTTCGCTTCATTCTTTCTTGTCTAACATACCAGCAGCGCATACGACTTACAACTCAAAGGTATAGGAAAGAGTACTTTAGAGCACTCCCTGCTTTGTCTATAAAGATATTTTCGTTTTCTTATTGTTCGTAAGTTAATTAATGATATGACAGAAAAAGCGAATAAGAAAAAGTGAATAATAACACTTCTCTAGAATGAGCAGGCcgttaacaattattattattattgttttacaaATGCCAAGatacagtttttatttacttttctaattACTGTATTGTTTTGAAGGTTGGGGAGGGGTAGTAATTGGAGATAAAGAAAACATACTTCATATTCATAAACTaatattaagtcatttttaatttttgtaaattctaaaaaaaagattacccTTGTACGGCCGGATTATTAAAGTTTGAAGAACATATTGTGcagtatttttacaaaattatgttCTTAAAATTACAACGATTACATAATGTTCTGTGAAAACCtacctatatatttaatttcattggaTATTTTAGGGTTTGAATAGTTCGATAAATCGGCGGGAAGATGgggtgaagaagaaaaatattatcattatttgttcATCATGTCTTACAGTATGCCTGTACATAAATGCACACTTGCACTGTGTAAGAAGTGACAGTCATTgatgatttatgcaacatatATTCTCACTTTTGCATTATAACTATCCCATTATACTTActtgattttgattaaatggATTTAATATTCTTAGTTGTATGTCCAgtccttgatattttttaatccatatattttttaaataaagaaatcgtttgtttattttttctccaataatatcagcaaataaataaatatcaatggaTATTTGTTCTGAGaacataataattgatttaattagatttaCAGTTTCCATAAAACGTGAATCTCCACATGAGACAATTACAATGTCATATGACGGTTTCTTGATTTGGTACTTATTAACTATTGTTGCATGGTTCTCGGGGGCTAAAACAGACAAAACGATATCATTTGGTTATATATAGACTTTTTCACgtgtttgataataattcagatagtacatataaacatattaactTGATTTGAAACTAAGGCTAACAACTAAGCagataattctattttaatcattaatgaacaaaaattttgaaaaatatataaagcgACAAAGTGAGCAAAAaa of Lepeophtheirus salmonis chromosome 12, UVic_Lsal_1.4, whole genome shotgun sequence contains these proteins:
- the shams gene encoding uncharacterized protein shams isoform X2 — its product is MKGNSSENMCHKKRWFILSLIPMIVWLNVDNSNNVRNVINTIKEMSINKYKQQSNAPENHATIVNKYQIKKPSYDIVIVSCGDSRFMETVNLIKSIIMFSEQISIDIYLFADIIGEKINKRFLYLKNIWIKKYQGLDIQLRILNPFNQNQEIEFSKTEFAPCANLRLYIPELLPKNKSRVVYIDTDVLFLGNTGSIFSKVFHKMEQNKKMIALTTENKNDDISYYFKYSALPSLYKEIQKDNFNDDKVKLHKNNRSCKYQVKIDHKKQKTLNLAVKKTSSATSSSSVTVSSCPDDPAPVEALLPEPRSEKSVSAEEKVTADTENNSHSSNYPSGRISHGIRLPNLDIGPIFSPEQLSVVNDNNIPSLCRGL